A single region of the Enterobacter cloacae complex sp. R_G8 genome encodes:
- a CDS encoding YeaH/YhbH family protein, with the protein MTWFIDRRLNGKNKSTVNRQRFLRRYKAQIKQSISEAINKRSVTDVDSGESVSIPTDDISEPMFHQGRGGLRHRVHPGNDHFVQNDRIERPQGGGGGSGSGQGQASQDGEGQDEFVFQISKDEYLDLLFEDLALPNLKKNQHRQLNEYKTHRAGYTANGVPANISVVRSLQNSLARRTAMTAGKRRELRELESSLKVVENTEPAQLLEEERLRKEIAELRAKIERVPFIDTFDLRYKNYEKRPEPSSQAVMFCLMDVSGSMDQATKDMAKRFYILLYLFLSRTYKNVEVVYIRHHTQAKEVDEHEFFYSQETGGTIVSSALKLMDEVVKERYDPAQWNIYAAQASDGDNWADDSPLCHDILAKKILPVVRYYSYIEITRRAHQTLWREYEHLQSMFDNFAMQHIRDQDDIYPVFRELFHKQSATSNA; encoded by the coding sequence ATGACCTGGTTTATTGACCGGCGTCTGAACGGCAAAAACAAGAGCACGGTGAACCGCCAGCGCTTCTTGCGCCGTTATAAAGCGCAAATTAAACAGTCGATCTCCGAGGCCATCAACAAACGCTCGGTGACCGACGTCGACAGCGGCGAGTCTGTCTCCATCCCCACCGATGACATCAGCGAACCGATGTTTCATCAGGGGCGTGGCGGGCTGCGCCATCGCGTCCACCCAGGTAATGACCACTTCGTTCAGAACGACAGAATCGAGCGTCCACAAGGGGGTGGCGGCGGTTCAGGAAGCGGTCAGGGACAGGCCAGTCAGGACGGTGAAGGTCAGGATGAGTTCGTCTTCCAGATCTCGAAAGATGAGTATCTCGACCTGCTCTTTGAAGATTTGGCGCTGCCTAATCTGAAAAAGAATCAGCACCGTCAGCTTAACGAATACAAAACCCATCGCGCCGGCTATACCGCGAACGGCGTACCGGCCAATATCAGCGTCGTACGTTCGCTGCAAAACTCGCTGGCGCGGCGCACGGCCATGACGGCAGGTAAACGGCGTGAACTGCGCGAGCTGGAGAGCAGCCTGAAGGTCGTGGAAAATACCGAACCGGCGCAACTGCTGGAAGAGGAGCGCCTGCGTAAAGAGATTGCTGAGCTGAGGGCGAAGATCGAGCGGGTACCGTTTATCGATACCTTCGACCTGCGCTATAAAAACTACGAAAAAAGGCCGGAGCCTTCGAGCCAGGCTGTCATGTTCTGTCTGATGGACGTCTCCGGTTCAATGGACCAGGCCACTAAGGATATGGCGAAGCGTTTTTACATTCTGCTCTATCTGTTCCTGAGCAGAACATACAAAAACGTGGAAGTGGTCTACATTCGCCACCACACCCAGGCGAAAGAGGTGGATGAACATGAGTTCTTCTACTCGCAGGAGACCGGTGGCACCATCGTGTCGAGCGCCCTGAAGCTAATGGATGAGGTAGTGAAAGAGCGTTACGATCCGGCGCAGTGGAACATCTATGCCGCGCAGGCGTCCGATGGTGATAACTGGGCGGATGACTCGCCGTTGTGCCACGACATTCTGGCGAAAAAAATTCTGCCGGTGGTGCGTTACTACAGCTATATCGAAATCACGCGTCGTGCCCACCAGACGCTGTGGCGTGAATATGAACATCTGCAATCGATGTTCGATAACTTCGCCATGCAGCACATCCGTGACCAGGATGATATCTATCCGGTGTTCCGGGAACTGTTCCACAAGCAATCGGCCACCAGCAACGCCTGA
- a CDS encoding YbaK/prolyl-tRNA synthetase associated domain-containing protein: MSDDVKGTATHQQLITLLTQQGARFRVMEHEAVGKCEAVSEIRGTDLGQGAKALVCKVKGNGVKKHVLAILAADQQADLSQLASHFGGLKASLASPAEVDNLTACVFGAIPPFSFHPDLTLVADPLLFERFDEIAFNAGLLEKSVIMDTQDYLRIARPELVAFRKA, from the coding sequence ATGTCTGATGATGTTAAGGGTACGGCTACCCACCAGCAACTCATTACGCTGTTAACCCAGCAAGGTGCGCGGTTTCGTGTGATGGAGCACGAGGCCGTGGGGAAATGTGAAGCGGTGAGCGAAATCCGTGGAACCGATCTCGGGCAAGGCGCAAAAGCGCTGGTCTGCAAAGTGAAGGGAAACGGTGTAAAAAAACACGTTCTGGCGATCCTGGCCGCTGACCAGCAGGCCGACCTGAGCCAGCTTGCCAGCCATTTCGGCGGATTAAAAGCCTCTCTCGCCAGCCCGGCCGAAGTCGATAACCTGACGGCCTGCGTGTTTGGCGCTATCCCGCCGTTCAGCTTCCATCCCGATCTGACCCTGGTCGCCGACCCGCTCCTCTTCGAGCGTTTTGACGAAATCGCCTTCAACGCCGGTCTGCTGGAAAAATCCGTGATTATGGATACCCAGGATTACCTTCGCATTGCCCGTCCCGAACTGGTGGCGTTCCGTAAGGCATGA
- the yoaI gene encoding small membrane protein YoaI, whose protein sequence is MNDHMFVETLIISSSFFAIAVILIASILFLEKRG, encoded by the coding sequence ATGAACGATCACATGTTTGTTGAAACGCTGATTATCTCCTCATCGTTTTTCGCTATTGCCGTTATTCTGATCGCGTCGATTCTGTTTCTGGAAAAGAGAGGCTGA
- a CDS encoding DUF441 domain-containing protein, translating into MFDPTLLILLALAALGFISHNTTVAISILVLIIVRVTPLNTFFPWIEKQGLTIGIIILTIGVMAPIASGTLPASTLLHSFVNWKSLVAIAVGIFVSWLGGRGVTLMSSQPSLVAGLLVGTVLGVALFRGVPVGPLIAAGLVSLFIGKS; encoded by the coding sequence ATGTTTGATCCTACTCTGCTCATTCTTCTGGCACTCGCTGCACTCGGCTTTATCAGCCACAACACCACCGTCGCCATCTCGATTCTGGTGTTAATCATTGTGCGCGTAACGCCGTTAAACACTTTTTTCCCGTGGATAGAAAAACAAGGCCTCACGATCGGGATAATCATTCTGACCATTGGGGTAATGGCCCCTATTGCCAGCGGCACGCTTCCGGCTTCAACGCTGCTGCACTCGTTTGTGAACTGGAAATCGCTGGTGGCTATCGCGGTGGGGATTTTCGTGTCATGGCTGGGTGGTCGTGGCGTCACGTTGATGAGCAGCCAGCCCTCGCTGGTGGCTGGTCTGCTGGTGGGAACGGTGCTTGGCGTGGCGCTCTTTCGCGGCGTTCCGGTGGGCCCGTTGATTGCCGCCGGGCTGGTTTCGCTGTTTATTGGGAAGTCGTAG